The following is a genomic window from Armatimonadota bacterium.
ACCGGGCATTCGCATTCTCAAGCGGCGGCGGGCGGCCAGCCCGCCTCGCGAAGAAGCTCTGCGACCTTCTCGTGCACGCGCTCGACGATATGGCCGATAGCCTCTTCGCCGAATTCGGCCGAGGCCGCGCGCGGATCGTCCCCGAGCACGCCCAGCGGCGGCTCCTCCCGGCCTTCGAGGTGGGAAAGGTCAACGAGTTCCGGGCGCAGCGCGAGGAGCAGGGAGGTCTCCCACCTCGCCGCATGGTCGCCCTGGTACCCGAGGTCCTTGACTAGGTCGAAGCCAATGCAAGTGAATACCTTGAGCGCCCCGCGCCGCATATAGCTCTCCGCAGCCCTGGACGCAGGACCGTGCAGCGGATAGTGCCCCGCGACCACGACGGCGACGAGGAATCCGACGCGCTCGACCTCCGCGAAGATGGACTGGAGCAGGCGCTCGTAGAGTTCCCAGCCGCCCGGGGGCGTCTTCGCCTCGTAGTCCGCACGATCAATCGAGAGGGCTTCGCTGATTTCGGCCCCGTTGTCGAAATGCAGGTCGGCGACCTGGGTGGGGTCGTCGCCGTAGAAGAGCGGCGGCATGACGACGCCGCCGGTGCGATCGGCCATCCGCAGGCACAGAGCGTGGGCTTTAACCGCATCCAGCCCGAGCGGCAGATGCCGGCCGTGCCACTCCAGCCGTCCCAGCGGCAGATAGGCGACCGGCACATGCTTGCGCATGCGGACCCACTCGTGAGGCAACAGCAACTCCCAGCGTCGTGTGGTCATGTGTCTCCTGAGTCTGGGTGACTAGGCAACGCGTGCGGGCGGCCGAGGCGAGGCTAGTCTCCCGCGGCCGGCGCCGGAGCTTCGAACTTAAAGTCCTCGGGATTGAAGCCCTCGGGCGCTGACTCCCCGAAGTCAAAGCCCCTCATGAAGTCTTCCATGACCCGCATCTGCAATTCCTGGGTTTTCCGCATGTCCACCTGCCAGCCGTCGGATCCCTTGACCAGCACTATGGGCGCGGTCTGGCGCATCTCCGGCGCGTCTTCGCCCTTGCCCATTGTGAAGCTGGTCGCGATCCTCGCCTTCGCCGTTTGCCCGCTCCGCTTGACGCCGCAGAACTGTACTCTCAAGTTCCCTGCCGCCGGCATGGATCCGGTACTCATCATCGCCATCTCAGCGTATTCCCGGCTTTCGCTGGTTAGCACGGAGCGAAGGGCCTTGGCATCCTGCTCCTGGAGCGCCGCGCAGTACGCGCGCGCACATGCCGCCGGTCCGGTGTATTGGCTCCAGTAGTAGTACCCGCCGCCCCCGGCGACGAGGACCAGGATCACCGCAATTGCGAGGGGCGCCCGCGAGCCGGCTCTTGCGCCGACGCGCGCATTCCTCGGGCTTGCCGCGACCGCCGATGCCGGGCCTTCGCCCTGAGCCGCTCCCTCAAGCGGTGTGTAGCACTGCCAGCACGTCTTCTCACCCCGGACGATCTCGGTTCCACACTTCGGGCACTTCATAGCCGCACCCCCTTCTGCAGCGACGCACTAGCTCCAGGACGTGACTCGCGGTCGCCGCGACAGCCAAAGGTGTTGGCCGAAACCGCGCTCATGTTACGATGGGGTGATAGCAGTGTCAAGTGCGGCCGGCATGCGGCCACCCGCGGGCGACGAGCGCTCACCCTCGGCGCCGTCGGCGACGGGATGCACCGGCCGGCGCGGTCGTTCTCTTGACAAGGGCGCGCTGAGGCGGCAAACTCCAGAGGTGCCAACAGGACGTTCG
Proteins encoded in this region:
- a CDS encoding creatininase family protein, which produces MTTRRWELLLPHEWVRMRKHVPVAYLPLGRLEWHGRHLPLGLDAVKAHALCLRMADRTGGVVMPPLFYGDDPTQVADLHFDNGAEISEALSIDRADYEAKTPPGGWELYERLLQSIFAEVERVGFLVAVVVAGHYPLHGPASRAAESYMRRGALKVFTCIGFDLVKDLGYQGDHAARWETSLLLALRPELVDLSHLEGREEPPLGVLGDDPRAASAEFGEEAIGHIVERVHEKVAELLREAGWPPAAA
- a CDS encoding zinc ribbon domain-containing protein, producing the protein MKCPKCGTEIVRGEKTCWQCYTPLEGAAQGEGPASAVAASPRNARVGARAGSRAPLAIAVILVLVAGGGGYYYWSQYTGPAACARAYCAALQEQDAKALRSVLTSESREYAEMAMMSTGSMPAAGNLRVQFCGVKRSGQTAKARIATSFTMGKGEDAPEMRQTAPIVLVKGSDGWQVDMRKTQELQMRVMEDFMRGFDFGESAPEGFNPEDFKFEAPAPAAGD